The following coding sequences lie in one Pseudomonas sp. B33.4 genomic window:
- a CDS encoding pentapeptide repeat-containing protein, producing MNKTFNPEQYNLIIECSKKEDFSEWNDYVSKTKEIIDLRESNLEGIKIIGAKFINVDGKGATFCDANLKDVKLEGVNMSDCIFLNAEMTGVSAAGSIFKGSIFDRAQLGNAFFAICNFDEASFQRSNLILAKFFDSRFQDCSFYAANLSDAQFLGGGRNPLLEGESRFNLCGTNFSNAKFTSGTYFHLASVSRKTDFRTVSFESACYSAGLRQTLQYCNRRHNWAAWYAKNGRIKSSLVKLFWMASDYGRSPRQVLMSFLIVCLLYTLIYWLVPASTSGDAGKDLTLVQSMYFSFVTMTTLGYGDIAANKSSWLSQVLVITHVLFGYVILGALLTVLSNLFTSDGPAEGLIKHPMKANIQFSFHTSNADKTPAMDEASSV from the coding sequence ATGAATAAGACCTTCAATCCAGAGCAATATAATTTAATAATAGAGTGTTCTAAAAAAGAAGACTTCTCAGAGTGGAATGATTATGTATCTAAAACCAAAGAAATTATAGATTTACGAGAGTCGAATCTTGAAGGCATAAAAATTATCGGCGCCAAATTCATAAACGTCGATGGTAAAGGTGCAACTTTTTGTGATGCCAATCTAAAGGATGTAAAGTTGGAAGGTGTAAATATGTCCGATTGCATTTTCTTGAATGCCGAAATGACCGGCGTCAGTGCGGCTGGATCTATATTTAAAGGCTCTATTTTTGACCGGGCGCAACTGGGCAATGCTTTTTTTGCAATTTGTAATTTCGACGAAGCGAGCTTTCAAAGAAGCAATTTGATTTTGGCTAAGTTTTTTGATTCGAGGTTTCAAGATTGTAGCTTCTACGCGGCAAATCTCTCGGATGCTCAATTTCTAGGTGGTGGAAGAAATCCATTACTAGAGGGCGAATCGAGATTCAATTTGTGCGGGACAAATTTTTCCAACGCTAAATTTACAAGTGGAACTTATTTTCATCTTGCAAGTGTTTCAAGGAAAACAGATTTTAGAACAGTAAGTTTTGAAAGTGCCTGTTATTCTGCTGGCCTTCGTCAAACCCTTCAGTACTGTAATCGCAGGCATAACTGGGCTGCCTGGTATGCGAAAAACGGCAGAATAAAAAGTTCCCTAGTCAAATTGTTCTGGATGGCGTCGGATTATGGTAGATCTCCGCGTCAGGTATTGATGTCATTCCTGATCGTGTGCTTGTTGTATACGCTTATTTACTGGCTAGTACCTGCGTCAACATCGGGGGATGCGGGAAAAGATTTAACTCTAGTTCAGAGCATGTACTTTTCTTTCGTCACCATGACCACTCTTGGCTACGGAGATATTGCTGCCAATAAATCAAGCTGGCTATCTCAGGTGCTAGTAATAACTCACGTTTTGTTTGGTTACGTTATATTAGGGGCGTTGCTCACGGTATTGTCTAATCTATTCACATCTGACGGTCCTGCCGAGGGGCTGATAAAACATCCAATGAAAGCAAATATCCAATTTTCTTTCCATACTTCTAATGCTGATAAAACTCCGGCGATGGATGAGGCTAGTTCGGTTTAG
- a CDS encoding eCIS core domain-containing protein, with protein MKAMPRKYVLLFTVLTFTDAQASWLSEITGIDINVNRGTISIKTPNISAIPPMIQNLPKDVGQALLNPAAPILAEAIRFSRAQALNRGTQPIPDNIKNELSPYFPPGILNKVSWTTAGGLSLDGALKNWFDQEGAITYDDVIVFANIDLTKNVELWAHELTHTLQYNQMGIDTFAFQYSYDWSGLESQARSNAGRIYASIQSTDRGSAQIWSYSGTVTQASQQINWSELNRAARQAIQPQQCIWIDNNSNTTGNVCPVPIVVCGIVLRRLADGYTFEYPCNEPTCVFGAGQSGPLLSPPGHLVVGVTAAYQWQ; from the coding sequence ATGAAAGCCATGCCTAGGAAGTACGTTCTATTGTTCACTGTCCTGACATTCACCGACGCACAAGCCAGTTGGCTCAGTGAAATAACCGGAATTGACATTAACGTTAATAGGGGAACTATTTCAATAAAAACACCGAACATAAGTGCAATTCCGCCAATGATTCAAAACTTACCGAAAGATGTCGGGCAGGCATTACTAAATCCTGCAGCGCCAATACTAGCTGAGGCAATACGATTTTCCCGAGCTCAAGCATTAAACAGAGGAACCCAACCCATTCCTGACAACATAAAGAATGAGCTATCGCCGTACTTTCCGCCAGGAATCCTCAACAAGGTTTCTTGGACAACCGCTGGTGGTTTAAGCCTTGATGGAGCGTTAAAAAACTGGTTTGATCAAGAGGGTGCAATTACTTACGACGATGTAATCGTCTTCGCCAATATCGACTTGACGAAGAATGTCGAATTGTGGGCGCACGAGCTGACGCATACACTTCAATATAATCAAATGGGGATTGATACTTTTGCGTTTCAATACTCATACGATTGGAGTGGTCTTGAATCTCAGGCCAGAAGCAATGCAGGACGAATTTATGCGAGCATCCAATCTACAGACCGTGGAAGCGCACAAATTTGGAGCTATAGCGGAACGGTTACACAAGCATCACAGCAAATCAATTGGTCAGAATTGAATCGGGCCGCACGCCAAGCTATCCAGCCGCAGCAATGCATTTGGATTGATAATAACTCCAATACCACAGGCAATGTGTGTCCCGTGCCCATTGTGGTCTGTGGTATCGTGCTGAGACGGCTAGCGGACGGGTACACTTTCGAGTATCCATGCAATGAGCCAACTTGCGTTTTTGGTGCTGGCCAATCGGGACCGCTACTTTCCCCACCTGGCCATTTAGTTGTTGGAGTCACTGCAGCTTATCAATGGCAGTAA
- a CDS encoding DUF6124 family protein: MIKPTPNPPETASVSPYESIDSRKLHEAADRALDHYLCPPGSTPPPRKNRGMYAVTADNKTEELLVDASATLASAKTIAQNVSSLLPASQRHALAGIAQLIMLGELAVNRALDNLQLPE; the protein is encoded by the coding sequence ATGATCAAACCAACACCCAACCCGCCCGAAACCGCCTCGGTTTCCCCCTACGAATCCATCGATTCCAGAAAACTCCACGAAGCCGCCGACCGCGCGCTCGATCATTACCTCTGTCCACCCGGTTCCACGCCGCCGCCACGCAAAAACCGTGGGATGTACGCCGTGACGGCGGACAACAAAACCGAAGAACTGCTGGTCGATGCCAGTGCAACACTCGCTTCGGCCAAAACCATCGCCCAGAACGTCTCCAGCCTGTTGCCGGCATCGCAGCGCCATGCGCTGGCGGGGATTGCGCAGTTGATCATGCTCGGGGAGTTGGCGGTGAATCGGGCGCTGGATAATTTGCAGTTGCCGGAGTGA